In Microbacterium cremeum, a genomic segment contains:
- a CDS encoding MFS transporter, which produces MELVLSRSQYVRWRTAVFAIFLASGLSIATWASRVPAIKVTLDVDNIQIGLMLLGAGIASIVGLSLANVVLARWGARKGMLASMFVFAAGVAIIGIGTDVLHSYLVVIAGLALFGLGNGAVDVMMNVEGAAIEKQSGKTILPLFHAFFSFGTVVGAGIGALAAAWHVNVLVHTLVMALIIVGIAFAAYANVPAREITGDTSAEADKPHWRERLHASLSAWREPRTYALGVIMLGMAFAEGGANDWLALGMVEGHGATPALGALGLTVFSVSMTVVRIFGGPLVDRFGRVATLRVLSVLAAGGLLLFILAPTIPLVFVAAALWGAGTSLGFPLGMSAAADDPAKAAARVSAAATIGYVSFLCGPPILGFISEQIGLLNTLYILVALAVASGLASSAAKPIAGSTVGAGHHH; this is translated from the coding sequence ATGGAACTCGTCCTCAGCCGTTCGCAGTACGTGCGCTGGCGCACCGCGGTCTTCGCGATCTTCCTCGCGAGCGGACTGAGCATCGCGACGTGGGCGTCGCGCGTTCCTGCCATCAAGGTGACGCTCGACGTCGACAACATCCAGATCGGCCTCATGCTGCTCGGCGCGGGCATCGCGTCCATCGTGGGACTGTCGCTCGCGAACGTCGTGCTGGCGCGGTGGGGAGCCCGCAAGGGGATGCTCGCGTCGATGTTCGTCTTCGCGGCGGGCGTCGCGATCATCGGCATCGGCACCGACGTGCTGCACTCCTACCTCGTCGTGATCGCGGGCCTCGCGCTGTTCGGCCTCGGCAACGGCGCCGTCGACGTCATGATGAACGTCGAGGGCGCGGCGATCGAGAAGCAGTCGGGCAAGACGATCCTGCCGCTGTTCCACGCGTTCTTCAGCTTCGGCACCGTCGTCGGCGCCGGCATCGGCGCCCTCGCGGCCGCGTGGCACGTCAACGTGCTGGTGCACACGCTGGTGATGGCGCTCATCATCGTCGGCATCGCATTCGCCGCGTACGCCAACGTGCCCGCGCGGGAGATCACCGGAGACACTTCCGCCGAGGCCGACAAGCCGCACTGGCGGGAACGGCTGCACGCCTCACTGTCGGCCTGGCGTGAACCGCGCACCTACGCTCTGGGCGTCATCATGCTCGGCATGGCGTTCGCCGAGGGCGGCGCGAACGACTGGCTCGCGCTCGGGATGGTCGAAGGGCACGGCGCCACCCCGGCCCTCGGCGCGCTCGGGCTGACCGTGTTCTCGGTCTCGATGACCGTGGTGCGCATCTTCGGCGGCCCGCTCGTGGACCGCTTCGGCCGCGTCGCGACCCTGCGGGTGCTCTCGGTGCTGGCAGCCGGCGGCCTGCTGCTGTTCATCCTCGCGCCGACCATCCCGCTCGTGTTCGTCGCCGCCGCCCTGTGGGGTGCCGGCACGTCCCTCGGCTTCCCCCTCGGCATGTCGGCCGCCGCGGACGACCCCGCCAAGGCCGCCGCCCGCGTGAGCGCCGCCGCGACCATCGGCTACGTGTCGTTCCTGTGCGGCCCGCCGATCCTCGGGTTCATCAGCGAGCAGATCGGCCTCCTCAACACGCTGTACATCCTCGTGGCACTGGCCGTGGCCTCGGGCCTCGCCTCATCGGCCGCCAAGCCGATCGCCGGCTCGACGGTCGGCGCCGGCCACCACCACTGA
- a CDS encoding LacI family DNA-binding transcriptional regulator encodes MSTRRATIADVARQAGVSPSTASVVFSGNTPVSDATRRRVLDAAAALGYAGPDPRAASLRRGRSGIVGVVFEEHLGTAFLDPVKTLMMDGLADAVEPLGAGLLLLRDHDPTGAGPSLTSAPLDAAVLIGCSGLLRQSLDVVKARGIPVVVIEGDAGDDVPRIGLDNREAQRQAASHLRALGHRDVAVVALPARAGWERGWLSDDTAIAVDVTRERLAGAMDVFPDAPAYGAAGSFIDEGLAAGRVLFADASRRPTGVIAQSDLLAAGVIRAAEEAGLRVPEDVSVTGFDGIVVDGLAPYELTTLVQPATDKGRAAGAAVAAMLDGRPAATIHFTCVFREGNTTAPAPER; translated from the coding sequence ATGAGCACCCGACGCGCCACGATCGCGGACGTCGCCCGCCAGGCCGGTGTCTCTCCCTCGACGGCGTCCGTGGTGTTCAGCGGCAACACCCCGGTGTCGGACGCGACCCGCCGCCGCGTGCTCGACGCCGCCGCCGCGCTCGGGTACGCCGGGCCCGACCCCCGCGCCGCCTCCCTCCGGCGAGGACGCTCCGGCATCGTCGGCGTCGTCTTCGAGGAGCACCTCGGCACCGCGTTCCTCGATCCGGTGAAGACCCTCATGATGGACGGCCTCGCGGATGCGGTCGAGCCGCTCGGCGCCGGCCTGCTGCTGCTGCGCGATCACGATCCGACCGGCGCGGGACCCTCGCTCACGAGTGCACCGCTGGATGCGGCGGTACTCATCGGCTGCAGCGGTCTGCTGCGCCAGTCCCTCGACGTGGTCAAGGCACGCGGCATCCCCGTCGTCGTCATCGAGGGCGATGCCGGCGACGACGTGCCGCGCATCGGCCTCGACAACCGGGAGGCGCAGCGCCAGGCGGCGAGTCACCTGCGGGCGCTCGGGCACCGCGATGTCGCGGTGGTCGCGCTTCCTGCGCGTGCCGGATGGGAGCGCGGCTGGCTGAGCGACGACACCGCGATCGCCGTCGATGTCACGCGCGAACGCCTCGCGGGCGCCATGGACGTGTTCCCGGATGCCCCGGCCTACGGTGCGGCCGGAAGCTTCATCGACGAGGGGCTCGCCGCGGGCCGCGTGCTCTTCGCCGATGCGTCGCGGCGTCCGACCGGCGTGATCGCACAGAGCGACCTGCTCGCGGCCGGCGTGATCCGCGCGGCCGAGGAGGCCGGACTCCGGGTGCCGGAGGACGTCAGCGTCACCGGCTTCGACGGCATCGTCGTCGACGGGCTCGCGCCGTACGAGCTCACGACCCTCGTGCAGCCCGCGACCGACAAGGGCCGTGCCGCCGGAGCCGCCGTCGCGGCGATGCTGGACGGCCGCCCCGCCGCGACCATCCACTTCACGTGCGTCTTCCGCGAGGGCAACACCACCGCTCCGGCGCCCGAGCGCTGA
- a CDS encoding TetR/AcrR family transcriptional regulator, with translation MVSNPERRRRLLDAGIDVLARQGARGLTFRAVDDAAAVPQGTTSNYFTNRDELLRELGRHVFDRLTPDPVPETEAPTRAREAQLMKELLGRARADREGFLALYELRLEAARRPDLADAISDRYAANLEAISAGHVEGGFPGDRRTALLLYLGMSGLILEYLTLPGLLPADEQGIDDLVADLVTAIVPPG, from the coding sequence ATGGTCTCGAACCCCGAACGCCGCCGTCGCCTCCTGGACGCCGGGATCGACGTCCTCGCCCGGCAAGGTGCCCGCGGCCTGACCTTCCGCGCGGTGGATGACGCGGCCGCCGTCCCGCAGGGCACCACATCGAACTACTTCACCAACCGCGACGAACTGCTGCGCGAACTGGGACGCCACGTGTTCGATCGCCTGACCCCCGACCCCGTCCCCGAGACCGAGGCCCCCACTCGCGCTCGAGAAGCCCAGCTCATGAAGGAGCTGCTCGGCCGGGCACGCGCCGATCGTGAGGGCTTCCTGGCGCTCTACGAGCTGCGCCTCGAGGCCGCGCGCCGCCCGGACCTCGCCGACGCCATCTCGGACCGCTACGCCGCGAACCTCGAGGCGATCTCGGCGGGGCATGTCGAGGGCGGATTTCCGGGTGACCGGCGCACCGCTCTGCTGCTGTACCTCGGCATGAGCGGCCTGATCCTCGAATACCTCACCCTCCCCGGACTGCTCCCCGCCGACGAGCAGGGGATCGACGACCTGGTGGCCGATCTCGTCACGGCGATCGTCCCGCCCGGGTAG
- a CDS encoding dihydrofolate reductase family protein, with amino-acid sequence MRELTYYIALTIDGFIAGPDDEVDFYPLADDHSAYMNEHYPEMLPTHVRSAIGLDDVPNRRFDTIVMGRRTYDPALEAGITSPYAHLRQIVVSRSLDASPDPAVELVRDDPRARLRELKAEDGLGIYLAGGGRLAGELLPEIDRLVVKKYPVVAGSGLAAFATDFSPTRFALEDARTFSNGCAVLTYHRS; translated from the coding sequence ATGCGCGAACTCACCTACTACATCGCTCTCACCATCGACGGCTTCATCGCCGGACCGGACGACGAGGTCGACTTCTACCCGCTCGCCGACGACCACAGCGCCTATATGAACGAGCACTATCCCGAGATGCTGCCGACGCACGTGCGATCGGCGATCGGGCTCGACGACGTGCCGAACCGCCGGTTCGACACGATCGTCATGGGCCGTCGCACCTACGACCCGGCCCTGGAGGCGGGGATCACGAGCCCCTACGCCCACCTGCGCCAGATCGTGGTGAGCCGATCGCTCGACGCGTCGCCCGACCCCGCGGTCGAGCTGGTGCGCGACGACCCGCGCGCCCGCCTGCGGGAGCTCAAGGCCGAGGACGGGCTCGGGATCTACCTCGCGGGCGGCGGGCGACTCGCCGGCGAGCTCCTGCCCGAGATCGATCGCCTGGTGGTGAAGAAGTATCCGGTGGTCGCCGGCAGCGGGCTTGCGGCGTTCGCCACCGACTTCTCGCCGACGCGGTTCGCTCTGGAAGACGCGCGCACCTTCAGCAACGGGTGCGCCGTCCTGACCTATCACCGCAGCTGA
- a CDS encoding Na+/H+ antiporter subunit A has protein sequence MLLVLGAFAVLPLLLPWLVARIGPLAFYVAALLPIAGFVQAALQTPRILAGEVPFESYAWIPPLGIDLSMRMDTLSWLMTLIVTGVGALVMIYCRWYFRGKRENLGQFAAVLLAFAGAMYGLVLTDDLVVLVMFWEVTSVLSYLLIGYYNSRASSRRAALQALLVTTLGGLVMLIGVVLLVVDAGTSSISTILAEAPTGPVVDAALVLILVGALSKSAIFPFHFWLPGAMAAPTPVSAYLHAAAMVKAGIYLIARLAPVFALAPTWRPIVISLGVFTMLLGGFQALRETDLKRVLAFGTVSQLGMLAVVLGYGTRDAALAGLALLLSHALFKSALFLVVGVIDRQLSTRDLTELSGVGRQAPVLATFSIVAIASMAGIIPTIGFVAKEGVLAALLHEALGGEAWGIVALTGITLGSVLTAAYGIRFLWGAFWTKRDPAGDIVPPTEWPHPPLGFLAAPVVLSGLTLVAGLFAPWLDTAFAPYADQAPAASPGVAPPEHAAHLALWHGLEPAFWISLTTLAVGALVFWATTRWRPAKRLLPFTAADAYNGVLRGVARLSVVTTGFTQRGSLPVYVGTIFVVFVAAEATALIASDELRAQLDAFQTPMQLVVAPIMIAAGLVAIRARKRYTGVVLVSVTGLGMALLFATSGAPDLALTQILVETVTLVAFALVLRRIPARMGEHNASVWPVARAVLGAAVGITMALVAIVATGARVEDPISEAFPDLAYELGHGKNVVNVALVDLRGWDTMGELAVLILAATGVASLVFVTHRADTLSRFIAPLPSGATRARRPLVETSDGLQQRGDARGSGRMAWLVGGQRVRPENRSIVLEVIVRILFHTIIIVSLYLLFAGHNLPGGGFAGGLVAGMALVMRYVAGGRYELGAAAPTDAGRLLGAGMSIAVACAIVPLFFGAPPLTSTWFTADLPILGHVEFVTSTLFDVGVYLVVIGLVLDVLRSLGAEVDRQAHEAREGRTGEVGVS, from the coding sequence ATGCTCCTCGTGCTCGGCGCGTTCGCGGTCCTCCCGCTCCTGCTGCCGTGGCTCGTGGCACGCATCGGCCCCCTCGCGTTCTATGTCGCGGCCCTGCTGCCGATCGCCGGGTTCGTGCAGGCGGCGCTGCAGACGCCCCGCATCCTCGCGGGCGAGGTGCCGTTCGAGTCGTACGCGTGGATCCCGCCGCTGGGCATCGACCTGTCGATGCGCATGGACACCCTGTCGTGGCTGATGACGCTCATCGTCACCGGCGTCGGGGCGCTCGTGATGATCTACTGCCGGTGGTACTTCCGCGGGAAGAGGGAGAACCTCGGGCAGTTCGCGGCGGTGCTGCTCGCGTTCGCCGGTGCGATGTACGGTCTGGTCCTCACCGACGACCTCGTCGTGCTCGTGATGTTCTGGGAGGTCACGAGCGTGCTGTCGTACCTCCTCATCGGGTACTACAACAGCCGCGCGTCGAGTCGCCGCGCCGCACTGCAGGCGCTGCTGGTGACGACGCTCGGCGGCCTCGTGATGCTGATCGGGGTCGTGCTGCTGGTGGTGGATGCCGGGACTTCGAGCATCTCGACGATCCTCGCCGAGGCGCCGACAGGACCGGTCGTCGATGCCGCGCTCGTGCTGATCCTGGTGGGTGCGCTGAGCAAGTCGGCGATCTTCCCGTTCCACTTCTGGCTTCCCGGTGCCATGGCCGCGCCCACGCCGGTCAGCGCGTATCTTCACGCGGCGGCCATGGTGAAGGCCGGCATCTATCTGATCGCGCGCCTGGCGCCGGTGTTCGCCCTGGCCCCGACGTGGCGGCCGATCGTTATCTCGCTGGGAGTGTTCACGATGCTCCTCGGCGGCTTCCAGGCGCTGCGCGAGACCGACCTCAAACGCGTGCTCGCCTTCGGCACGGTGAGCCAGCTGGGCATGCTGGCCGTCGTGCTCGGATACGGCACGCGGGATGCCGCGCTCGCCGGCCTCGCGCTGCTGCTGAGTCATGCGCTGTTCAAGTCGGCGCTGTTCCTCGTCGTCGGCGTCATCGACCGCCAGCTGTCGACGCGAGATCTCACCGAGCTCTCGGGAGTCGGCCGCCAGGCGCCCGTGCTCGCGACGTTCTCGATCGTCGCGATCGCCTCGATGGCGGGGATCATCCCGACCATCGGGTTCGTCGCGAAGGAGGGCGTGCTCGCGGCGCTGCTGCACGAGGCGCTCGGCGGAGAGGCGTGGGGCATCGTCGCCCTGACCGGGATCACCCTGGGCTCGGTGCTGACAGCGGCCTACGGCATCCGCTTCCTGTGGGGTGCGTTCTGGACCAAGCGCGACCCCGCCGGCGACATCGTGCCGCCGACCGAATGGCCCCACCCGCCGCTGGGATTCCTCGCGGCACCCGTCGTGCTCTCGGGGCTCACGCTCGTCGCCGGCCTCTTCGCGCCGTGGCTCGACACGGCGTTCGCGCCGTACGCCGACCAGGCGCCGGCCGCGAGCCCGGGAGTGGCACCGCCCGAGCACGCCGCGCATCTGGCGCTGTGGCACGGACTCGAGCCCGCGTTCTGGATCTCGCTGACGACGCTCGCGGTCGGGGCCCTGGTGTTCTGGGCGACCACGCGGTGGCGGCCCGCGAAGCGCCTGCTGCCGTTCACCGCCGCCGACGCCTACAACGGCGTGCTGCGGGGTGTGGCCCGCCTGTCGGTGGTGACGACGGGCTTCACCCAGCGGGGCTCGCTGCCGGTGTACGTCGGCACGATCTTCGTCGTCTTCGTCGCCGCCGAGGCGACCGCGCTCATCGCGAGCGACGAGCTGAGGGCGCAGCTCGACGCGTTCCAGACGCCGATGCAGCTCGTCGTCGCGCCGATCATGATCGCAGCCGGGCTCGTGGCCATCCGCGCCCGCAAGCGCTACACCGGGGTCGTGCTGGTCTCGGTCACCGGCCTCGGCATGGCGCTGCTGTTCGCGACGAGCGGCGCACCCGACCTCGCGCTGACGCAGATCCTCGTCGAGACGGTGACCCTCGTGGCGTTCGCACTCGTGCTCCGCCGGATCCCGGCGCGCATGGGCGAGCACAACGCGTCGGTGTGGCCGGTGGCCCGTGCGGTGCTGGGAGCAGCCGTGGGCATCACGATGGCGCTCGTCGCGATCGTCGCCACCGGCGCGCGTGTCGAGGACCCCATCTCGGAGGCGTTCCCCGACCTCGCCTACGAACTCGGCCACGGCAAGAACGTCGTGAACGTCGCCCTCGTCGACCTGCGTGGCTGGGACACGATGGGCGAGCTGGCGGTGCTCATCCTCGCGGCGACGGGCGTGGCATCCCTCGTCTTCGTCACTCACCGCGCCGACACATTGTCGCGATTCATCGCGCCGCTGCCGTCGGGCGCCACGCGCGCGCGCCGGCCCCTCGTCGAGACGTCGGACGGGCTCCAGCAGCGCGGCGACGCGCGGGGCTCCGGCCGCATGGCGTGGCTCGTCGGCGGTCAGCGCGTACGACCCGAGAACCGCTCGATCGTGCTCGAGGTGATCGTGCGGATCCTCTTCCACACGATCATCATCGTGTCGCTGTACCTCCTGTTCGCGGGCCACAACCTCCCGGGCGGCGGGTTCGCGGGCGGGCTGGTCGCGGGCATGGCGCTCGTGATGCGGTACGTCGCGGGCGGCAGGTACGAGCTCGGGGCGGCCGCGCCGACCGACGCCGGCCGGCTCCTCGGCGCCGGCATGTCGATCGCCGTCGCCTGCGCCATCGTGCCGCTGTTCTTCGGCGCCCCACCGCTGACCAGCACCTGGTTCACGGCGGACCTCCCGATCCTCGGGCACGTCGAGTTCGTCACCTCCACGCTCTTCGACGTCGGCGTCTACCTCGTGGTCATCGGGCTCGTGCTCGACGTGCTGCGCAGCCTCGGCGCCGAGGTCGACCGCCAGGCCCACGAAGCCCGCGAGGGTCGCACCGGAGAGGTGGGCGTCTCGTGA
- a CDS encoding Na(+)/H(+) antiporter subunit C, translated as MNVSFVLIIVMAVLFACGVYAMLERSLTRVLIGFLLLGNATNLLLLIVMGAPGVAPFFGAAESPGDMSDPLPQALTLTAIVITFAVSAFLLALIYRSWQLGQADTFIDDEADRAVREGTADVEETMDDETEIEHEDDDATTDFVGTDTAPITVLGSRDVPGLRDDAPVDRPRRDRGSNGSGDDA; from the coding sequence GTGAACGTGTCGTTCGTCCTCATCATCGTGATGGCCGTGCTCTTCGCGTGCGGCGTGTACGCCATGCTCGAGCGCAGCCTGACGCGCGTGCTCATCGGGTTCCTGCTGCTCGGCAACGCGACGAACCTGCTGCTGCTCATCGTGATGGGCGCGCCCGGAGTCGCGCCGTTCTTCGGCGCCGCGGAATCGCCCGGCGACATGTCGGACCCGCTTCCGCAGGCCCTCACGCTGACGGCGATCGTCATCACCTTCGCGGTCTCGGCGTTCCTCCTCGCCCTCATCTATCGCTCCTGGCAGCTGGGCCAGGCCGACACCTTCATCGACGACGAGGCCGACCGCGCCGTCCGCGAGGGGACCGCCGACGTCGAAGAGACCATGGACGACGAGACCGAGATCGAGCACGAGGACGACGACGCCACGACGGACTTCGTGGGCACCGACACCGCCCCCATCACGGTGCTCGGCAGCCGCGACGTCCCGGGCCTGCGCGATGACGCACCGGTCGACCGCCCGCGGCGCGACCGCGGCTCGAACGGATCGGGGGACGACGCATGA
- a CDS encoding Na+/H+ antiporter subunit D: MIAFAPALVPLLVTLPLLGAAIALIAGRHRKTQVAVSVVTLTVVCAIAAVLLFVVDVGDRPIAVSVGGWPIPFGIVLYVDRLSALLVVVSSIVLLAVLLFSVGQGAADGDDETPVSIFHPSYLILAAGIFNAFIAGDLFNLYVGFEILLVASYVLITLGSTESRIRTGVVYIVVSLVSSILFLAAIAMIYGALGTVNMVQISERVGELPQETQLILHLMLLLAFSIKAAVFPLSFWLPDSYPTAPAPVTAVFAGLLTKVGVYAIIRTETEMFLDNDVNMLLMFVALATMIVGVLGAVAQAELKRILSFTLVSHIGYMIFGLAIATPAAIGATIYYMVHHIVVQTTLFLAVGLVERRAGSTSILRVKGLMKVAPVIAVLYFIPAINLGGLPPFSGFIGKFALFDAAAEVGTPIMIVLMVGGIVTSLLTLYALMRAWNLSFWREEDDSAETEARISYLGSAPEAGVETQRRVIPRIMTASTAGMVAITVALTIFAGPLYDVCTRIGEALLKPVTLEQLEQQHEDSTGLDEGGVR, translated from the coding sequence ATGATCGCGTTCGCTCCCGCGCTGGTGCCGCTGCTGGTGACGCTGCCGCTCCTCGGCGCGGCGATCGCCCTCATCGCGGGCCGGCACCGCAAGACGCAGGTCGCGGTGTCGGTCGTGACGCTCACCGTCGTCTGCGCGATCGCGGCCGTGCTGCTGTTCGTCGTGGATGTCGGCGACCGCCCGATCGCGGTGTCGGTGGGCGGCTGGCCGATCCCGTTCGGAATCGTGCTCTACGTCGACCGGCTCTCGGCGCTGCTCGTGGTGGTCTCGAGCATCGTGCTGCTCGCGGTCCTGCTCTTCTCGGTCGGCCAGGGCGCTGCCGACGGAGACGACGAGACGCCGGTCTCGATCTTCCACCCGTCGTACCTGATCCTCGCTGCGGGCATCTTCAACGCCTTCATCGCCGGCGATCTGTTCAACCTCTACGTGGGGTTCGAGATCCTGCTGGTCGCGTCGTACGTGCTCATCACCCTCGGCTCGACCGAGTCGCGCATCCGCACCGGGGTCGTGTACATCGTGGTCTCGCTCGTGTCGTCGATCCTGTTCCTCGCGGCGATCGCGATGATCTACGGCGCGCTGGGCACCGTGAACATGGTGCAGATCTCGGAGCGCGTGGGCGAGCTGCCGCAAGAGACCCAGCTGATCCTGCACCTCATGCTGCTGCTCGCCTTCAGCATCAAGGCCGCCGTCTTCCCGCTGTCGTTCTGGCTGCCCGACTCGTATCCGACCGCGCCCGCACCGGTCACGGCGGTGTTCGCGGGCCTGCTGACCAAGGTCGGCGTCTACGCGATCATCCGGACCGAGACCGAGATGTTCCTCGACAACGACGTCAACATGCTGCTGATGTTCGTGGCGCTCGCGACGATGATCGTCGGCGTGCTGGGCGCGGTCGCCCAGGCCGAGCTCAAGCGGATCCTCTCGTTCACGCTCGTCAGCCATATCGGCTACATGATCTTCGGGCTCGCGATCGCCACCCCGGCGGCGATCGGCGCGACGATCTACTACATGGTCCACCACATCGTGGTGCAGACGACGCTGTTCCTCGCCGTCGGCCTCGTGGAGCGCCGTGCCGGAAGCACGTCGATCCTGCGCGTCAAGGGTCTGATGAAGGTCGCGCCCGTGATCGCGGTGCTCTACTTCATCCCCGCCATCAACCTCGGCGGGCTGCCGCCGTTCTCGGGGTTCATCGGCAAGTTCGCCCTCTTCGACGCCGCGGCAGAGGTCGGCACGCCCATCATGATCGTGCTGATGGTCGGCGGCATCGTCACGAGCCTGCTCACCCTCTACGCCCTCATGCGCGCCTGGAACCTGTCGTTCTGGCGCGAGGAGGACGACTCGGCCGAGACCGAGGCGCGGATCTCGTACCTCGGCTCGGCACCGGAGGCCGGTGTCGAGACGCAGCGTCGCGTCATCCCTCGCATCATGACGGCCTCCACCGCCGGCATGGTGGCGATCACCGTCGCGCTGACGATCTTCGCCGGGCCCCTCTACGACGTCTGCACGCGCATCGGCGAGGCGCTGCTGAAGCCGGTCACGCTCGAGCAGCTCGAGCAGCAGCACGAAGACAGCACCGGCCTCGATGAGGGAGGTGTGCGATGA
- a CDS encoding Na+/H+ antiporter subunit E, producing the protein MTTDAAPAPRTTVRGLLVRLWRQLPFFVWLIALWMLLWGQFTWLAFLTGLAAAIVVTRIFRLPPVELSGRVNLWYGAIFVATFIAAVVRGSLLVAWQVIDVRRNPRSSIIAVPLRTDDDLIMTHTAVTASLIPGSLLIDADRTRRILYLHVIGASTHDEVEAQRRAILGWEARIVRAVGSRAQLEIIRRSTFDSPLQGGAPR; encoded by the coding sequence ATGACGACGGATGCCGCACCCGCCCCGCGCACGACCGTCCGGGGTCTGCTCGTCCGACTGTGGCGACAGCTGCCGTTCTTCGTCTGGCTCATCGCGCTGTGGATGCTGCTGTGGGGCCAGTTCACGTGGCTCGCCTTCCTCACCGGCCTGGCCGCCGCGATCGTCGTGACGCGGATCTTCCGGCTGCCCCCCGTGGAACTGTCGGGCCGCGTCAACCTCTGGTACGGCGCGATCTTCGTGGCCACGTTCATCGCCGCCGTCGTCCGCGGATCCCTCCTGGTCGCCTGGCAGGTGATCGATGTTCGGCGGAACCCGCGGAGTTCGATCATCGCGGTGCCGCTGCGCACCGATGACGACCTCATCATGACCCACACGGCCGTGACGGCATCGCTCATCCCCGGCTCACTCCTGATCGACGCCGACCGGACTCGCCGCATCCTGTATCTGCATGTCATCGGAGCGTCCACCCACGACGAGGTCGAGGCGCAGCGCCGGGCCATCCTGGGGTGGGAGGCCCGCATCGTCCGCGCGGTGGGGTCGCGCGCGCAGCTCGAGATCATCCGGCGCTCGACGTTCGACTCGCCGTTGCAAGGGGGTGCTCCACGATGA
- a CDS encoding monovalent cation/H+ antiporter complex subunit F, translated as MNVLLLVIYVVFAVAALLTLWRVVIGPSILDRAVASDVLLTEVMCVLGAEMAINHHTRTLPVLLIIAAVGVFGSISIARFVARRDNADR; from the coding sequence ATGAACGTCCTGCTTCTGGTCATCTACGTGGTGTTCGCGGTGGCGGCGCTGTTGACGCTGTGGCGCGTCGTGATCGGACCGTCGATCCTCGACCGTGCCGTGGCATCCGACGTCCTCCTCACCGAGGTGATGTGCGTGCTCGGTGCCGAGATGGCGATCAACCACCACACGCGGACTCTGCCGGTGCTGCTGATCATCGCGGCCGTCGGAGTGTTCGGGTCGATCTCGATCGCCCGGTTCGTCGCACGGAGGGACAACGCCGACCGATGA
- the mnhG gene encoding monovalent cation/H(+) antiporter subunit G — MTLDHWLDLAALILILIGAVLCLTAAIGLLRFRDVPTRLHAATKPQVLGLILICLAIALSLRSWEVVAFLVPVVLIQLATAPLSAHMIGRQAYRNGTIDEAGLFADELAESKRTPPAAGG, encoded by the coding sequence ATGACCCTCGACCACTGGCTCGACCTGGCTGCGCTGATCCTGATCCTGATCGGCGCCGTGCTGTGCCTGACCGCGGCGATCGGTCTGCTGCGGTTCCGCGACGTGCCGACGCGCCTGCACGCCGCGACGAAGCCGCAGGTGCTGGGCCTGATCCTCATCTGCCTCGCGATCGCGCTGTCGCTGCGGTCGTGGGAGGTGGTCGCGTTCCTCGTTCCCGTCGTGCTGATCCAACTCGCGACCGCTCCGCTGTCGGCGCACATGATCGGGCGTCAGGCGTACCGCAACGGCACGATCGACGAGGCCGGGCTGTTCGCCGACGAGCTCGCGGAGTCGAAGCGGACCCCGCCCGCCGCCGGCGGCTGA
- a CDS encoding VOC family protein, with protein sequence MPIKLENVGIAVRDIDATIAFFTDLGLTVLGRDTVSGEWADTAVGLDGNHAKIAVLQTPDGHGRLELFEYIHPDAIETEPTLPNEIGMHRVAFSVDDIDEALAIAAKHGCHPLRGVATYEDVYKLTYLRGPSGILVMLAQELTKD encoded by the coding sequence ATGCCTATCAAGCTCGAGAATGTCGGCATCGCCGTGCGCGATATCGACGCGACCATCGCGTTCTTCACGGACCTCGGACTGACGGTCCTCGGCCGTGACACCGTCAGCGGCGAGTGGGCCGACACCGCAGTCGGACTTGACGGCAACCACGCCAAGATCGCGGTGCTCCAGACGCCGGACGGACACGGTCGGCTGGAGCTGTTCGAATACATCCACCCCGACGCGATCGAGACGGAGCCCACGCTTCCCAACGAGATCGGCATGCATCGCGTCGCGTTCTCGGTCGACGACATCGACGAGGCGCTCGCGATCGCCGCGAAGCACGGCTGTCACCCGTTGCGGGGGGTGGCGACCTACGAGGACGTCTACAAGCTCACGTACCTCCGCGGTCCGAGCGGCATCCTGGTGATGCTCGCGCAGGAGCTGACGAAGGACTGA